The genomic interval GCTTTAAAAAGGTACAGCGTTTGtggtttaaacatttatttgaaggaAATGTACTCTAGCTAGTTAACTTTTCAGGGCCGTTTCAGGCATATTCGGGATGTATTTTAGcatgtaatatttagtttgtaaCGGTATCTGTTCTGTGTCTCGGAGCGTTGGGTTTCGTGGTAGGACAGTTTTCTGGGAATACAGTAAACACATTGTCACTGAATCACATGAGAGATGAGATCGTTCTTCTGGAAGGTTCCCACAGAGACCACCTCGGCGAAGGCtgtgaagattttttttaatcaggcaGACATCTTTCGTTGTCCTCATGGGGTGTTGTTTGTAGGATAGACCGAACAGACTGAATCAAGCGTGTTCATATCTTTTCAATCCCAAACCGATGTGTCAGTGTGGACTTCGGGGGTCTACGGATCTCGCCGGATCTCTCCGAGGCTGAGCTTGAATGCAAAGATGATATTGGGAAAATGTTGAAAGAATGGGGAGGCTCGATTCATGCGTTTTCCACCAAGAAAGTGGGTTTTCTGTGGCGTTGGTCTCTGTCAGCTGGCATATGTAGATGTTCTCTCCCAGCTTCACATTTATCTTTTTGCTTCCCAGACACACTCGTTGATAGGAGGCTACCTGAGTCAAAGTGTCCAGATACTCCAGCTGAAACAAAAAGATCGATGCGACACGCTATTATAAAGATGGCGTTCATTAAAGAGGAGAGCAAAGACATGAGGATTGAAGAAGCGTTCACAGTAAAGCAAGAAGATAAtgaggaacaaacaggttggtttACGTTCTTAAACCTGAACTTACTCATTtaatctttattaaaatgttttttttttaatcaagcaaTAACTCATACGAGTAAGTCGTTGGGTACCAAGCACAGCAATGGCTTCCAAAAGGCtggtcttatttatttttaaaaaagtgtacgTACACTGAGTAAAGGTGAACATTTGTCCGTTATTTTAGTGGAAACAGATAGGcccatatttattttcttcaagtTGTAGCCTATCTTTCAAACAGCAGTGCTAATGTTTTAGAGATGCCTTCAAACGACACCAACAGCATGCAGCTGTACAGGAAGCtattatcattcatttattcagtccGAAGAATTGACCGTTCGACCACCGAATCCAGAAGTGTCTGCAATATTAGCTATCAAAGTAAGTGCTCGTTGTTATAAATGAGTTATAAAGAGTTGTTAATACCCAAAACGAGAGCTTAACGGGCTTCTGTCAGTCAAGAAGCTGACAGAGAAAATCCAGAAGCAAGAGACAgtggaaaaaaatcacaatattataCCTAATATTGAGCCTTGTGGCACTACGtacttttgtgtaaataaagAGGCGTCTCATCAAACATAAATAACAGGGGTAGGGTAGTTAGGACCTAAACTTAAATGCTTGTAATTGTTCTCAACGACTCAAAAAGCTTTCAAATCTAGTTTAGAGGATTTGTACATTCAGTTTTTTGATGCTCTTGACGTTTCAAATGTCACGGAATTCTGCCTGCAGGTCGGAGTTGTCAGTTATTAGGTCTAGGAAAAGTCCAATAAATAGATGATGAGCGGGGACGTAGTACCCTCTTTTGTTTAACGTGCTTAGGTCAGTATTAGTCACCAAACTCTGTAAGTATGTTGTTATCAAGCCAGACAACTGGACAGTTCTTACGTTACAGTTATTAACTTCACCTACTCGAAGTTGGTTATTTTGTACTTAAACAGTGCGCACTCTCCTGCGGTAACCATGTGATCGTCAAGTAGGAACTTTGTCACATGCAACAGgccatatatttgtatttgtctctttttgttttagatgCGACGGCGTTGAAAGAGGAGAGTCGAGATCCGAATGAAACGGTAGAGGAAGATCTGCATGAAAAACACGATTTCATATCTTTTGAAAAGGATCCAAAGACTGGAGCTCTGAGTCGTTTCATTTGCCAACATTGcggaaagattttaaaaaacagagaaaacctTAAAATCCATACCAGGATTCACACTGGGGAGAAGCCTTTTATCTGCCAagagtgcgggaagagcttcccGCGAAAAGATAATCTGAGAATTCACGTGAGGGTTCACACCGGGGAGAAACCTTACACCTGCCagcagtgtggaaagagtttcccGCGAAAAGATAACCTCAAGAttcacatgagaattcacaccggagagaaaccgttcaTATGTGGTCAATGCGGAAAGCGTTTCCCGCACAAAGCGACCTTTTACACCCACGTgagaattcacaccggagagaagccttacaccTGCCAACTGTGCGGGAAAACGGTGAACCGAAAAGGAAATCTTAAGGCTCATatgagagttcacaccggagagaagcctttcgcTTGTGAACGGTGTGGGAGACGTTTCGTACGCAAGGAAGGCCTCGGCAAGCACTTGGAGACGCACTCGAGTGAGAGCTCTTTTACGTGCCAGAGGTGCGGAAGGGCATTCACAGACGGCGGCCGCTTTAAGAGCCACGTACTCGCTCACATGGGGCAGGAGCCTTTCATGTGTCTTCACTGCGGGAAGACTCTCGCGAAAAAAGCAAACCTCAAGACTCACATGagaatccacaccggagagaagcctttcgcgtgtgatcagtgcgggaagagtttcagaCAGAAAACCACTCTTTATACtcacatgagagttcacaccgCAGAGAGGCCTGTTCGAATATGTATAGTGTGAGTTTCCCACGTCAGATCTGACGAGTTATTTGGGAAATCACTCTGGGAAAGGAGCACCCGTGCGCTCGGGAGAAAGTACGATGCTTGTAGGCTTTGGATTCGTATCCTGGCAaggatttctgtatttctttgGTTCAGAGTACCTCGAGATCGTCACGAACCCAAACGAAGCCATAACCTAGACATTTTAAGCAATGTAGAAACCCTGGCCAGGACACATCCGTGAAAAATGGCACGTATCTTATAGTCTTCGAAAAGGCCGTAACAGCATTATATTCTCTTTTAACAAGAAATCCGTAAAAGTCCTAAATATTCGAAATTATAAAGTCTTAACCTTTGGCAAAGGTTTTAAACATTTGGCGCACAAACAGAGGAGATGCTTGGAAAAAGCAAACCTGTTTTCGATTGCCATCGAAACTGATTTTCAAGGAGCTGTCGTAGtcttgtaatatataattttttcaaggGTGTTTAAACGCAATAGGCTTTTCTATTTTCGTTTACCGTTTTTATATAGGCCATTCTACAGAACTGGTCCGAAGTCATTGGAAAcatcttggaaaaaaaatagtattttctaaattatttgtatgtatgcaaGTCGAGCGATTTCCAAGGTACAAATTTGTAGTAATTGTGCAGTAAGTTCTCATATTGTATTTTCAGAAAGTTTTGGAATACGTCATTATGTGAAACgcagtaataatttaattatttaataaaaaaacaattacattttaaacaatatttcaaGTATAATTTGTGAGATTTCAATTGcagatttttcatattttgaacgCTTTTACCTCAAAACGATGAGACCGCATATTGTAGCTATGAGAGATATATGATCGTAAATatatgggtgtttttttttcagataaaactTCCCAGTGTTATGGAAATTgcaatgatatttattttaataactatcACTATCAGAGGTGGACTTAACCTTAGCTAGGTGACCATCTTGGGCCCGCACAAAATGTCCGCACAAcacttttcagaaataaaagatGTGCATTAACCATGGAGACGGTTGCTGTGTTGCCAGGACAACCACTGGCATGGCTGCAGTAAATGTACTTCTTTTGTCTTCAGCTTGtagcaaatgaaaacaatggatctaaagtgtaattaaacattaagcAACATTACatgtgacgttttttttttttttttgactcattTATAAGGACCCTTATAGCCCACAGTTGCTGTTTTGTGGTGTACAACTTTAAATCTATTCCGATTCCTGGTTTCGACTCCAAGAATAGATTCATCACTTTTCTTCAGAGGAACTTAATAGGAATAACTTAGTGTGATTATTATGAGTATTTGTAAGATTGTGATACATTTCTGGAGCtctgattttgattttgaatcatGTGCGCATTAAGAGTGTTGTTTCACTTCATAATTCAGTTTAATGTAATGCCTTTAAACTGATTGCAGATTCAAGACATGGCTGTTTAATATAGCCAACATGAAtagtgccattttttttctccataaatGACCTTGATTACAAATGggatattgatttatttttatttttttaaataacagttcAATAAACCAAGTGCTTAATGAAGAGATTACGTTTTAGACGCCATGTTTCATGTTTTCGCGTTAttttgacaagaaaaaaaaaatcccgaACACAACCACGGCCTTTTATTTTGGCATCTCTAAACAAAACGATGGTGTTTCGTTCCTGAACGAATCATCCGCTTAAATGATTGGTTCAGTCGTAATAACTCACTTATTTACAGCGgcttgctgccacctactggtgggtttcattttgcattcacagtatc from Puntigrus tetrazona isolate hp1 chromosome 4, ASM1883169v1, whole genome shotgun sequence carries:
- the LOC122343048 gene encoding zinc finger protein OZF-like isoform X1, producing the protein MLKEWGGSIHAFSTKKVGFLWRWSLSAGICRCSLPASHLSFCFPDTLVDRRLPESKCPDTPAETKRSMRHAIIKMAFIKEESKDMRIEEAFTVKQEDNEEQTDATALKEESRDPNETVEEDLHEKHDFISFEKDPKTGALSRFICQHCGKILKNRENLKIHTRIHTGEKPFICQECGKSFPRKDNLRIHVRVHTGEKPYTCQQCGKSFPRKDNLKIHMRIHTGEKPFICGQCGKRFPHKATFYTHVRIHTGEKPYTCQLCGKTVNRKGNLKAHMRVHTGEKPFACERCGRRFVRKEGLGKHLETHSSESSFTCQRCGRAFTDGGRFKSHVLAHMGQEPFMCLHCGKTLAKKANLKTHMRIHTGEKPFACDQCGKSFRQKTTLYTHMRVHTAERPVRICIV
- the LOC122343048 gene encoding gastrula zinc finger protein XlCGF8.2DB-like isoform X2 translates to MGRLDSCVFHQENTLVDRRLPESKCPDTPAETKRSMRHAIIKMAFIKEESKDMRIEEAFTVKQEDNEEQTDATALKEESRDPNETVEEDLHEKHDFISFEKDPKTGALSRFICQHCGKILKNRENLKIHTRIHTGEKPFICQECGKSFPRKDNLRIHVRVHTGEKPYTCQQCGKSFPRKDNLKIHMRIHTGEKPFICGQCGKRFPHKATFYTHVRIHTGEKPYTCQLCGKTVNRKGNLKAHMRVHTGEKPFACERCGRRFVRKEGLGKHLETHSSESSFTCQRCGRAFTDGGRFKSHVLAHMGQEPFMCLHCGKTLAKKANLKTHMRIHTGEKPFACDQCGKSFRQKTTLYTHMRVHTAERPVRICIV
- the LOC122343048 gene encoding gastrula zinc finger protein XlCGF8.2DB-like isoform X3 — its product is MRHAIIKMAFIKEESKDMRIEEAFTVKQEDNEEQTDATALKEESRDPNETVEEDLHEKHDFISFEKDPKTGALSRFICQHCGKILKNRENLKIHTRIHTGEKPFICQECGKSFPRKDNLRIHVRVHTGEKPYTCQQCGKSFPRKDNLKIHMRIHTGEKPFICGQCGKRFPHKATFYTHVRIHTGEKPYTCQLCGKTVNRKGNLKAHMRVHTGEKPFACERCGRRFVRKEGLGKHLETHSSESSFTCQRCGRAFTDGGRFKSHVLAHMGQEPFMCLHCGKTLAKKANLKTHMRIHTGEKPFACDQCGKSFRQKTTLYTHMRVHTAERPVRICIV